The Trichoplusia ni isolate ovarian cell line Hi5 chromosome 17, tn1, whole genome shotgun sequence genome includes a region encoding these proteins:
- the LOC113502325 gene encoding collagen alpha-2(IV) chain-like isoform X4, with product MGPGTLFYFLAALAFTQASEDVPKKPVKDDSLVLEDARAARQYGPWQGQPGQPDNEVVVDIEDEEKKQYYETNYDTSAYGFGYDVGPNGQFHHENRGPDGVTYGCYGYVDPEGYLRATHYVADSHGYRVVEPEKPVEVFPDEKYEYDEATDGQAVDTKPGQVIPWKKLYFPKGCGRTPGGVPAKPLPKPTPKPKPPRPVDSTGQGSIVKPVQTGPNGPGGSWQGTPGTPGSPGTPGTPGTPGSPGTPGSPGSPGGPGGPGGPGGPNGPTTGGYYPGQPGSPDSPGSPGSPGGPGGPGGPGGPGGPGGPGSTDYPSGPSGGVYPGQPGTPGSPGSPGSPGTPGGPGGPGGPGGPGGPGSIDYPTGPSGGLYPGQPGTPGSPGSPGSPGTPGGPGGPGGPGGPGGPGGPGSIDYPSGPSGGVYPGQPGTPGSPGSPGSPGTPGGPGGPGGPGGPGGPGSTDYPNGPAGGEQYPGQVGTPGSPGSPGSPGSPGGPGGPGGPGGPGGPGGPSYPGNPGLPSRPGQPGYPGQPGQPATPGQPGYPGQPGTSGHPGQPGKPGTPGQPGLPGEPSQPGQPGTPGYPGQPGQPGYPGQPGQPGYPGQPGQPGYPGQPGQPGYPGQPGQPGYPGQPGQPGYPGQPGQPGYPGQPGQPGYPGQPGQPGYPGQPAQPGTPGYPGQPGKPGQIGEPGQPGQPGTPGKPGQSGTPGKPGQPGYPGQPGQPGYPGQPGHPGYPGQPGQPGYPGEPGQPGSSGQPGQPGTPGQPGQPGYPGQPGQPGYPGQPGQPGKPGQPGQPGYPGQPGYPGQPGQTGQPSKPVQPGQQGGPGEPGYPGQPGQPGYPGQPGQPGYPGQPGQPGHPGEPGQPGYPGQPGQPGHPGEPGQPGYPGQPGQPGYPGQPGHPGQPGHPGQPGQPGYPGQPGQPGHPGEPGQPGYPGQPGQPGYPGQPGHPGQPGQPGQPGHPGQPGKPGQPGQPGQPGQPGYPGQPGQPGKPGQPGQPGYPGQPGQPGKPGQPGQPGYPGQPGQPGQQGGPGEPGYPGQPGEPGYPGQPGYPGQPGQPGYPGQPGQPGYPGQPGQPGQPGKPGQPGYPGQPGEPGQPGQQGGPGEPGYPGQPGQPGYPGQPGQPGQSGQQGLPGKPGQPGQPGQPGYPGQPGQPGYPGQPGQPGYPGQPGKPGQPGSPGQQGQPGYPGQPGQPGKPGQPGYPGQPGYPGQPGQPGKPGQPGYPGQPGQQGQPGKPGQPGYPGQPGQPGQPGQPGQQGGPGEPGYPGQPGQPGKPGQPGQPGQPGQPGYPGQPGQQGQPGKPGQPGYPGQPGQPGQPGQSGYPGQPGQPGQPGTPGQPGYPGQPGQPGQPGQPGQQGGPGEPGYPGQPGQPGKPGQPGQPGQPGYPGQPGQQGQPGKPGQPGYPGQPGQPGQPGQPGYPGQPGQPGQQGGPGEPGYPGQPGQPGKPGQPGQPGKPGQPGQPGYPGQPGQPGQPGTPGQPGYPGQPGQPGKPGQQGGPGEPGYPGQPGQPGKPGQPGYPGQPGQPGQPGTPGQPGYPGQPGEPGHPGYPGQSGQPGKPGQPGYPGQPGQPGQPGQPGQQGGPGEPGYPGQPGQPGKPGQPGQPGQPGYPGQPGQQGQPGKPGQPGYPGQPGLPGQPGQQGGPGEPGYPGQPGQPGKPGQPGQPGQPGYPGQPGQQGQPGKPGRPGQPGYPGQPGQLGQPGKPGQPGYPGQPGQPGQPGQPGQQGGPGEPGYPGQPGEPGQPGYPGQSGQPGKPGQPGYPGQPGQPGQPGQQGGPGEPGYPAQPGQPGQPGKPGQPGQPGYPGQPGEPGQPGKPGQPGYPGQPGQPGHPGKPGQPGQPGYPGQPGMPGQPGQPGYPGQPGYPGQPGQPGQQGQPGYPGQYPDSEGAPTGTGVQPPATVPSGQMPPFPIYVIPYPLPIVPSPGSCPCYLLNPGQNGTTTQGQVSPPPNYQNQPQYAPYGIIGFVPVVFMPYCPGNGSTMNSAQQNFPNAVPMQYNCAQCQANSDIYRYLGRQSGGRSTGFKDLKEIKSLSELEDLLRNQIKPLKKSVRTIGANPRILDDPKTENDKSEKKNAKKTEKNKQ from the exons GCCGCACTGGCATTTACACAAGCCAGTGAGGATGTACCAAAGAAGCCAGTGAAAGATGACTCATTAGTATTAGAAGATGCGAGAGCAGCCCGGCAGTATGGTCCTTGGCAGGGTCAACCGGGTCAACCGGACAACGAAGTAGTCGTAGACATCGAAGATGAAGAAAAGAAACAGTATTATGAAACCAACTATGACACAA GCGCATACGGTTTCGGTTACGACGTTGGCCCTAACGGACAGTTCCACCACGAGAACCGCGGTCCGGATGGAGTCACGTACGGTTGCTATGGTTACGTCGACCCCGAAGGCTACCTCCGCGCCACTCACTACGTTGCTGACAGCCACGGATACAGAGTAGTGGAGCCAGAGAAGCCCGTCGAAGTGTTCCCAGATGAAAAATACGAGTACGATGAAGC AACTGATGGACAAGCAGTAGACACGAAACCAGGCCAAGTTATTCCGTGGAAGAAGCTATACTTCCCCAAAGGATGTGGTCGTACACCTGGTGGTGTTCCAGCCAAGCCCCTACCTAAACCCACTCCGAAACCGAAACCACCACGCCCTGTAGACAGTACTGGCCAGGGTAGCATTGTTAAGCCAGTTCAAACTG gaCCCAATGGACCTGGAGGATCAT GGCAAGGCACCCCGGGCACTCCCGGATCTCCTGGCACACCCGGCACACCCGGCACTCCTGGCTCTCCCGGTACTCCCGGCTCTCCTGGCTCGCCTGGCGGACCAG GTGGTCCAGGAGGCCCAGGTGGCCCGAACGGTCCCACGACTGGTGGATACTACCCAGGACAACCAGGCAGCCCAGACAGCCCAGGTAGCCCCGGCAGCCCAGGAGGACCCG GAGGACCCGGAGGCCCAGGAGGCCCAGGGGGTCCAGGTGGACCTGGTAGTACAGATTATCCTAGCGGACCCTCAGGTGGAGTTTACCCCGGACAACCTGGCACGCCGGGCAGCCCCGGCAGCCCAGGATCACCAGGCACTCCGGGAGGACCAG GAGGCCCAGGAGGACCAGGAGGTCCAGGTGGACCCGGTAGTATAGATTACCCGACTGGACCCTCAGGTGGACTTTACCCCGGACAACCTGGCACGCCCGGCAGCCCCGGCAGCCCAGGATCACCAGGCACCCCGGGGGGACCAG GAGGTCCAGGAGGTCCTGGTGGCCCAGGAGGCCCAGGTGGACCTGGCAGCATAGACTATCCTAGCGGACCCTCAGGAGGAGTCTACCCCGGACAACCCGGCACCCCCGGTAGCCCAGGCAGTCCGGGATCACCAG GAACACCAGGAGGACCGGGAGGACCAGGTGGCCCAGGTGGCCCAGGTGGACCTGGCAGTACAGATTATCCTAACGGACCCGCAGGAGGCGAACAGTATCCAGGACAAGTTGGGACGCCCGGCAGCCCAGGCAGTCCAGGATCACCTGGCAGCCCAGGAGGACCAG GAGGTCCAGGAGGCCCAGGAGGTCCTGGAGGCCCAGGAGGACCAAGTTACCCCGGAAATCCGGGACTACCGTCCAGACCAGGACAACCAGGATACCCAGGTCAACCCGGACAACCCGCTACACCAGGACAACCAGGATACCCAGGACAGCCCGGCACATCAGGACACCCAGGGCAGCCTGGAAAACCCGGTACACCAGGACAGCCAGGTTTACCTGGTGAACCAAGTCAGCCCGGGCAACCCGGCACGCCAGGATACCCAGGACAGCCCGGACAACCAGGATACCCAGGGCAGCCCGGACAACCAGGATACCCAGGACAGCCCGGACAACCAGGATACCCAGGACAGCCTGGACAACCAGGATACCCAGGACAGCCCGGACAACCAGGATACCCAGGACAGCCTGGACAACCAGGATACCCAGGACAGCCTGGACAACCAGGATACCCAGGACAGCCCGGACAACCAGGATATCCAGGACAGCCCGGACAACCAGGATACCCAGGACAGCCCGCACAACCCGGTACGCCAGGTTATCCAGGACAACCCGGTAAACCAGGACAGATTGGGGAACCAGGTCAGCCCGGGCAACCTGGCACACCAGGAAAGCCCGGACAATCTGGCACGCCAGGAAAGCCCGGACAACCAGGATACCCAGGACAGCCCGGACAACCGGGATACCCAGGACAGCCCGGGCACCCAGGATACCCAGGACAGCCTGGACAACCAG GTTACCCCGGAGAACCAGGTCAACCAGGGTCCTCTGGACAGCCTGGGCAACCAGGCACACCAGGACAGCCAGGACAACCTGGATACCCAGGACAGCCTGGACAGCCAGGATACCCTGGACAGCCCGGACAACCAGGAAAGCCAGGACAGCCTGGACAGCCGGGATACCCTGGCCAACCAG gatACCCCGGACAGCCTGGACAAACGGGACAACCGAGTAAGCCAGTACAGCCCGGTCAACAAGGAGGACCCGGTGAGCCAGGATACCCTGGACAACCAGGACAGCCAGGATACCCGGGACAACCTGGACAGCCAGGATACCCAGGACAGCCTGGACAACCCGGACACCCAGGAGAGCCTGGACAGCCAGGATACCCAGGACAGCCTGGACAACCCGGACACCCAGGAGAGCCTGGACAGCCAGGATACCCAGGACAGCCTGGACAGCCAGGATACCCCGGACAACCCGGACACCCAGGACAACCCGGTCACCCAGGACAACCAGGACAGCCAGGATACCCAGGACAGCCTGGACAACCCGGACACCCAGGAGAGCCTGGACAGCCAGGATACCCAGGACAGCCTGGACAGCCAGGATACCCCGGACAACCCGGACACCCAGGACAACCAGGACAACCAGGACAACCTGGTCACCCAGGACAACCAGGCAAACCAGGACAACCTGGACAGCCAGGACAGCCCGGCCAACCTGGATATCCAGGACAGCCCGGACAACCAGGCAAGCCAGGACAACCTGGTCAGCCAGGATACCCCGGCCAACCAGGACAACCAGGCAAACCAGGACAACCTGGACAGCCAGGATACCCCGGACAGCCAGGACAGCCTGGTCAACAAGGAGGCCCTGGTGAGCCAGGATACCCCGGACAACCAGGTGAACCAGGCTACCCCGGACAACCCGGTTACCCAGGACAGCCCGGACAGCCAGGATATCCCGGACAACCTGGACAGCCAGGATATCCCGGACAACCAGGACAGCCAGGCCAACCAGGCAAACCAGGACAACCTGGATACCCCGGACAGCCGGGAGAGCCCGGACAACCCGGTCAACAAGGAGGCCCCGGTGAGCCAGGATACCCCGGACAACCAGGCCAACCAGGCTACCCAGGACAACCTGGACAGCCAGGACAATCAGGACAGCAAGGCCTACCAGGCAAACCAGGGCAACCTGGACAGCCAGGCCAGCCAGGATACCCTGGACAGCCTGGACAACCAGGATACCCTGGACAGCCTGGACAACCAGGCTACCCAGGACAGCCAGGCAAGCCAGGACAGCCTGGATCCCCCGGACAACAAGGACAACCCGGCTACCCAGGACAGCCCGGACAACCCGGCAAGCCAGGACAGCCTGGATACCCCGGACAACCCGGCTACCCAGGACAGCCCGGACAACCCGGCAAGCCAGGACAACCCGGATACCCAGGGCAACCAGGACAGCAAGGCCAACCAGGCAAACCAGGACAACCTGGATACCCTGGACAGCCGGGACAACCAGGACAACCTG GACAGCCCGGTCAACAAGGAGGCCCCGGTGAGCCAG GTTACCCCGGACAGCCCGGGCAACCAGGCAAGCCAGGCCAGCCCGGACAACCAGGACAACCAGGACAACCCGGATACCCAGGGCAACCAGGACAGCAAGGCCAACCAGGCAAACCAGGACAACCTGGATACCCTGGACAGCCGGGACAACCAGGACAACCTGGACAGTCAGGATACCCCGGACAACCAGGACAGCCAGGCCAACCAGGCACTCCAGGACAACCTGGATACCCTGGACAGCCGGGACAACCAGGACAGCCAGGACAGCCCGGTCAACAAGGAGGCCCCGGTGAGCCAGGTTACCCCGGACAGCCCGGGCAACCAGGCAAGCCAGGCCAGCCCGGACAACCAGGACAACCCGGATACCCAGGGCAACCAGGACAACAAGGCCAACCAGGCAAACCAGGACAACCTGGATACCCTGGACAGCCGGGACAACCAGGACAACCTGGACAGCCAGGATACCCCGGACAGCCAGGACAGCCCGGTCAACAAGGAGGCCCTGGTGAGCCAGGATACCCAGGACAACCTGGACAACCAGGCAAACCAGGACAACCTGGACAACCAGGCAAACCAGGACAACCTGGACAGCCAGGATATCCCGGACAACCAGGACAGCCAGGCCAACCAGGCACACCAGGACAACCAGGATATCCCGGACAACCAGGACAGCCAGGAAAGCCCGGTCAACAAGGAGGCCCCGGTGAGCCAGGTTACCCCGGACAGCCTGGACAACCAGGCAAACCAGGACAACCAGGATATCCCGGACAACCAGGACAGCCAGGCCAACCAGGCACACCAGGACAACCTG GATACCCTGGACAGCCCGGAGAACCAGGACACCCCGGATACCCAGGACAATCAGGACAACCAGGAAAACCCGGACAACCTGGATACCCTGGACAGCCGGGACAACCAGGACAGCCAGGACAGCCCGGTCAACAAGGAGGCCCCGGTGAGCCAGGTTACCCCGGACAGCCCGGGCAACCAGGCAAGCCAGGCCAGCCCGGACAACCAGGACAACCCGGATATCCAGGGCAACCAGGACAGCAAGGCCAACCAGGCAAACCAGGACAACCTGGATACCCTGGACAGCCGGGACTACCAGGACAGCCCGGTCAACAAGGAGGCCCCGGTGAGCCAGGTTACCCCGGACAGCCCGGGCAACCAGGCAAGCCAGGCCAGCCCGGACAACCAGGACAACCCGGATACCCAGGGCAACCAGGACAGCAAGGCCAACCAGGCAAACCAGGACGACCTGGACAGCCAGGATATCCCGGACAACCAGGACAGCTAGGCCAACCAGGCAAACCAGGACAACCTGGATACCCTGGACAGCCGGGACAACCAGGACAACCTGGACAGCCCGGTCAACAAGGAGGCCCCGGTGAGCCAGGATACCCTGGACAGCCCGGAGAACCAGGACAACCCGGATATCCAGGACAATCAGGACAACCAGGCAAACCCGGACAACCTGGATACCCTGGACAGCCGGGACAACCAGGACAGCCCGGTCAACAAGGAGGCCCCGGTGAGCCAGGATACCCTGCACAGCCCGGACAACCAGGACAACCAGGCAAACCAGGACAACCTGGACAGCCAGGATATCCCGGACAACCAGGAGAGCCAGGCCAACCAGGCAAACCAGGACAACCTGGATACCCCGGACAGCCCGGACAACCAGGACATCCAGGCAAACCAGGACAACCTGGACAGCCAGGATACCCCGGACAACCAGGAATGCCAGGACAACCTGGACAGCCTGGATACCCCGGACAACCTGGATACCCAGGACAGCCCGGACAACCAGGACAGCAAGGTCAACCAGGGTACCCAGGACAATACCCAG ATTCTGAAGGCGCACCAACGGGCACTGGTGTGCAGCCGCCTGCGACTGTGCCATCTGGACAAATGCCACCGTTCCCTATCTACGTTATCCCGTATCCACTACCCATTGTTCCAAGCCCTGGATCATGTCCATGCTATCTACTTAACCCAGGACAAAACGGAACAACAACACAAGGTCAGGTTTCTCCGCCACCCAACTATCAAAATCAACCACAGTATGCTCCTTACGGTATTATTGGGTTCGTCCCAGTAGTATTCATGCCATACTGCCCAGGTAACGGCTCAACCATGAATAGCGCTCAACAGAACTTCCCCAATGCAGTTCCGATGCAATACAACTGCGCTCAATGCCAAGCCAACAGTGACATTTACAGATATCTTGGCAGACAAAGCGGAGGACGTAGCACAGGTTTCAAAGatctcaaagaaataaaatcccTCTCCGAATTAGAGGACCTATTAAGAAATCAAATCAAACCGTTAAAAAAGAGCGTTCGCACAATAGGCGCTAACCCACGAATACTAGACGATCCGAAAACAGAGAACGATAAGTCAGAAAAGAAAAATGCcaagaaaactgaaaaaaacaagcagtaa